The Natrinema saccharevitans genome includes the window GTGATCGTGCTGGACGAGCCCCAGGCATTGCCAATGGAGTGGTGGAAGCTCGTCCGCCGAATCACGACGATCCTCACAGAAGAGTACAACGCGACGATCATCGCTATGACTGCGACCCAGCCGGCGACAAACGACGAGGATGCGGCGTCTCAAGCCCTGTTCGACGACGCGTTCGAACTGGTCAACGACGTGGATAGATACTTCGATCACTTCGAACGAGTCGAGTACGACATTCATGATTCTGTACTCGCGTTCGACGACACTGACGCAACAGTAGACTACGAGACCGCTGGCCGGACGATCCTCAACGAGACCGGCGAGACCGAGTCGGTACTCGCGATCTGTAACACCATCGACAGCGCCACCGAACTCACGGATTCGATCGAGGAACGCGAAGCGGTCGTCGACGTTGGTCGGTGTCTCGAGTTGGAACTCGACGATGACGGAGCTGACGTGGACGCTCTCGTCAAACGGGTCGAGGCGACGCTCGGTTCGAACGAACGAGCACTCGTCCACCTCTCAACTCGCCTTCGTCCGCGGGACCGGCTTGCGCTCATCGAAGCCACGAAGCAACTCACCGAGTACGACGTTCCGATCGTGGCGGTGTCGACGCAGCTCATCGAGGCTGGGGTAGACATCAGCTTCGATCGAGTGTACCGCGACATCGCACCGATCGATAGCGCCGTTCAGGCGGCGGGTCGGTGTAACCGGTCGTTCGAGAGTGATCTCGGAGCGGTGACGCTCTGGTGGCTTGCTCCACCAGCGGGCACGACCAAGACCCCAGCACAGGCCGTCTACGACTCTGAGGGAGTGAGTACGATTTCACTGACTTCCAAAACACTCGACGCGATCGGTGCGAACGACGGAACCGTCGCCGAACGGACGATGACCCGCGAGGCCGTTCAGCACTACTACGGTCTCGTCGCCGGTCGCAATCCGGGATCCCCACAGTACGTCGAGTGGGTCGATGAGGCGAAGGGAGCGAAGCTCGGCACACTCTCGCTGATCGGCCAACGAGAGAGCGTTGACGTGGTCGTCTGCCGAACGGACGCCGACCGTGATTTGGTCGATGCGATGGAATTGGCCGTGAGAGAATTCGACTACGACGCGTTCGACGACCGGCGCGACGAAGCCAAGGAGATCACTGTTTCGCTCCCGATCTACAGCCAAGACTCGACCGAGGCCGAGACAGCTCGACACCTTGAACCGCTCGGTGATACTGACCTCTGTGTACTCAGGCGGCCACAGGGGACCTCGTACTTCGACACAACGAAGGGGCTCGCTGTGGATGAGCCGAGCGTCGACGACCGGTTCCTATGACCGATTCATCGACTGACCCTGTCGACCGGTTTCTCGACGCTGCTAGAGACGAGACCGCCGAACTCCCCTTCCGGCTGACCGGCGTTATGTTCCAGTACTACGTCGTCTGTGAGCGAGAACTCTGGTTCCTCAGCCGTGACGTAGAGATCGATCGTGACACGCCATCAATCGTTCGCGGCAGCGACGTTGACGACTCGGCTTACTCGGACAAGCGCCGAGACGTGCGTGTCGATGGGATCATCGCGATCGACGTACTGGACAGCGGCGAGATCCTGGAGGTCAAACCCTCGTCGTCGATGACCGAACCAGCGCGGCTGCAGTTGCTGTTCTACCTCTGGTATCTCGATCGGGTCACCGGCGTTGAGAAGACCGGTGTCCTGGCACATCCGACAGAGAAACGACGCGAGACGATCGAACTGACCCCGGAAACCAGCGCCGAAGTCGAATCGGCTATCCGTGGGATCCGTGAGGTCGTCACCGCAGAATCGCCGCCACCGGCCGAGGGGAAGCCGGTCTGTGACTCGTGTGCCTATCACGACTTCTGCTGGAGTTGTTGACCATGAACGACAACTACCACGTGTTTTCCGACGGACGGATCGAACGCCAAGACGACACGGTGCGTGTCGTCACCGACGACGGCGAGAAGAAGTACCTCCCGGTCGAGAACGCCGAGGCGATCTTCCTCCACGGACAGCTCGAGTACAACACTCGTTTCGTATCCTTCCTCAATCAGGAAGGCGTCGCAGTCCACGTCTTCGGCTGGCACGACCACTATGCCGGCTCAATCATGCCAAAGAGGGGTCAGACCTCCGGCCAGACAATTGTTGATCAGGTCCGGGCCTACGACGATCCGGGCCACCGCCTCAAACTGGCGAAGGCGTTCGTCGACGGCAGCATCCACAACATGCGCTCGAACGTCACCTACTACGACGGGCGTGGATACGACTTCGAGCATGTGCTGGAGGAACTGGAGGATGCACGGGCGTCGCTCGACGGAATGGGGACGATCGACGAGACAATGGGTGTCGAAGCGCGTGCCCGGAAGGCGTACTATTCGACTTTCGACGAGATCCTTCCCGAGGGATTTGTCTTCGGTGGCAGGCAGTACAACCCACCGAATAACGAGGTCAACAGCCTAATCTCCTTCGGCAACTCGCTGGTCTACGCGAACATCGTCTCGGCGATCCGCGCGACTGCACTGGATCCGACGGTCAGTTACCTCCATGAACCCGGTGAACGACGATACTCACTGGCGCTGGACATCGCCGACCTGTTCAAGCCACTGCTCGCCGATCGAGTCATCTTCAGACTCGTCAACCGCGGCCAGCTAACCACCGACGACTTTGAAGACGATATGAACTCCTGTCTCCTAAACGAAGCCGGCCGAAAGACCTACTCGAAAGCATACGAGAAGACTCTCGACGAAACGATCGACCACCCGGACTTGGGAAAGAAAGTGAGCTACCAGTATCTCCTCCGTGTCGAAGCGTACAAACTGAAAAAACATCTCCTGACCGGCGAGGAATACGTCCCGTTCCGACGGTGGTGGTGAGTGTGGTCTACATCGTCGTGGTCTACGACATGGAAGCCGACCGGACCCACAGGATGCTGAAGTTCCTTCGGAGATATCTCACACACGTCCAAAACTCCGTGCTCGAGGGGGACGTGACTGAGGGCGACCTCGAAAAGATCCGATCCGGCGTCGACGAAATGCTCAAACCCGGAGAATCGACGATCATCTACCGCGTTTCCTCTGAGAAGATGGTTGAGAGAACCGTCTTCGGTGACGATCCTGCCGCCGACGATCAGTTCCTCTAACCGTCCCCGGTTGTTCCATCGACCCCGGGGGGTTCAGAGGTTATCGAGGGTCGACGGAAACGATGAAGTGTGAACGGCCAATAGAGCTGTTTACGTGGTCTAACTGGCCATGGTTTCAGAAGGACCCTTGTGGGGTCGAAGCACGACCTCCGCGGAGTCGTGCCGATCGGCGACGCGGTTTCAGAAGGACCCTTGTGGGGTCGAAGCCCAACTCTCGAGCGTGGTCCAATCCCACCGGAGATAGTTTCAGAAGGACCCTTGTGGGGTCGAAGCATGCAACCGGGTTCGGACGGGGTTATCAAAGGTATGTTTCAGAAGGACCCTTGTGGGGTCGAAGCGCCGTTCGTCCTGATCCGGTGGTAGCGTCCGCCTCGTTTCAGAAGGACCCTTGTGGGGTCGAAGCGCGTCATTATCCTCATCAACGCGGTCCCACAGACAGTTTCAGAAGGACCCTTGTGGGGTCGAAGCGCGGCTCGAGAGTACGACCCGTCGGCTCACCCGGGTTTCAGAAGGACCCTTGTGGGGTCGAAGCTCGAGGCCCCTGCCGTCCTTCGTGAACGCGTCCGCACCGGTTTCAGAAGGACCCTTGTGGGGTCGAAGCCCCGTCGACGCATGCTCCGCGGCTCCGCAGTGGCCCTGTTTCAGAAGGACCCTTGTGGGGTCGAAGCCGCATCGGTCGAGACCGCGGCCTCGATCAGCGGCCCCGTTTCAGAAGGACCCTTGTGGGGTCGAAGCTAACTCTCTGTCGTGACCGATAAGTCCGAGTTGTTCGTTTCAGAAGGACCCTTGTGGGGTCGAAGCGGCCCGGTAGAGTCTCCCGAGGATGTTCCGGGCCTGTGTTTCAGAAGGACCCTTGTGGGGTCGAAGCTCCACAAAGCGCTCACGCGCCCTCTCACGCAGGACGGGTTTCAGAAGGACCCTTGTGGGGTCGAAGCTATCTCCGGAGTCGATGCAAGCGAGGTCTCCGCAGACGGTTTCAGAAGGACCCTTGTGGGGTCGAAGCGAATATGTCACCGTCTCGCCGTCGGGGCCGTCGATGTTTCAGAAGGACCCTTGTGGGGTCGAAGCTCGAGAAGGATTTTATCCCCGTTCGATGCCTCGTGTTTCAGAAGGACCCTTGTGGGGTCGAAGCGAGCGCGAGCGCCTCGAGGGCTGGGAGCGCCAGATCAGTTTCAGAAGGACCCTTGTGGGGTCGAAGCAACTATACAGCAAGCAACGATACCTATGCAAGTGGTTTCAGAAGGACCCTTGTGGGGTCGAAGCTGCCGCGTCGGGCAGGTCTATCGATTTCCCTGCTGTGGTTTCAGAAGGACCCTTGTGGGGTCGAAGCGTGCCGTTTCCATGTGTCCCCTCGATGTGAACGTTGTTTCAGAAGGACCCTTGTGGGGTCGAAGCCTCCACCTTGAGGAAGGAGAGAACCCGTCAAACCTGGTTTCAGAAGGACCCTTGTGGGGTCGAAGCGACTGATCGAACGATCTCCACGAACGTTCACATCGAGTTTCAGAAGGACCCTTGTGGGGTCGAAGCGGGGAAGCACCAGCGAGATATCGAACTGCAAAGCCGTGTTTCAGAAGGACCCTTGTGGGGTCGAAGCTGTGGACAACTGATTATACACAGGTTCAGCGGGAGTTTCAGAAGGACCCTTGTGGGGTCGAAGCGTCGGTGAACGGGACGTCGCCGTAGACGCCGCTGCCCCAGGTGTTTCAGAAGGACCCTTGTGGGGTCGAAGCGAGCGCTGCGCGATCACGTCATCGCTCAGCGGATGCTCGTTTCAGAAGGACCCTTGTGGGGTCGAAGCCAGGAGTGCGTGTTCGGCTTGAGCTTCGCGAACTCGTGTTTCAGAAGGACCCTTGTGGGGTCGAAGCCGGTACTCGTGATCCGGGCAGGTGCACGTCTCGGCCGTTTCAGAAGGACCCTTGTGGGGTCGAAGCGCGAACTCGTACGTCGAGACGCTCGTCCCGTCGACGGGTTTCAGAAGGACCCTTGTGGGGTCGAAGCCTCGAAGGGCGGTTTGCCGTCCTCGGGTTGCGCGAGTTTCAGAAGGACCCTTGTGGGGTCGAAGCGACCGGCCGCTGCATGTTGGGGCCAGCGAGATCGAGTTTCAGAAGGACCCTTGTGGGGTCGAAGCTACGTGTCATACTCCGGGGAGCCAGAGTAAGACGGTTTCAGAAGGACCCTTGTGGGGTCGAAGCGATGGAGGTGGGGCCGGTGAGCCGTTCCGCACCAAGTTTCAGAAGGACCCTTGTGGGGTCGAAGCATGAACGCCGACGACCGCGACCTCGAGGAGGCCAAGGTTTCAGAAGGACCCTTGTGGGGTCGAAGCGAGACCGTCGCGTCGAAACCGGTCACGATCGCTGAGTTTCAGAAGGACCCTTGTGGGGTCGAAGCCCAGCGTCGTTTCCGACTCCCCCGACAGACAGTCCGGTTTCAGAAGGACCCTTGTGGGGTCGAAGCCGATCGGGCGGCATGATGGTGGCGACGACGCCGACGAGTTTCAGAAGGACCCTTGTGGGGTCGAAGCGGGTCCCGTACCTCGATCTCGTCGATCTCGAGGGTGTTTCAGAAGGACCCTTGTGGGGTCGAAGCGTCGATAACGCTCTTACTCGGCGCGACGGCCAGCAAGTTTCAGAAGGACCCTTGTGGGGTCGAAGCCCGCCGTCGTCGTCGCCGGCGTCGCTCGACGAGTCGCGTTTCAGAAGGACCCTTGTGGGGTCGAAGCGCATACGCCATCGCCAGCGAGTAGCCCGTCGGATCGCGTTTCAGAAGGACCCTTGTGGGGTCGAAGCTACGGTATATAGAGGCTGTCTCTAAAAGTCGATAGCGTTTCAGAAGGACCCTTGTGGGGTCGAAGCAGGCATCGTCGCCACCTCGCTCGACAAGCAACAGCCCGTTTCAGAAGGACCCTTGTGGGGTCGAAGCCGGACGGCATCAAGGTCCTGTTTCGGGGTGACGCCGTTTCAGAAGGACCCTTGTGGGGTCGAAGCGTACTCGCGATCCGGGGCGACCGTGTCGTCCGTGAATGTTTCAGAAGGACCCTTGTGGGGTCGAAGCTTTTATCAGAAAGGTGGGGGTTGGTCAGCGGCAGCGTTTCAGAAGGACCCTTGTGGGGTCGAAGCGATGGTCGCCGGGTAGTCCATGTCAGCGGTCAGCTCGTTTCAGAAGGACCCTTGTGGGGTCGAAGCGATGGTCGCCGGGTAGTCCATGTCAGCGGTCAGCTCGTTTCAGAAGGACCCTTGTGGGGTCGAAGCTATCGCTGTCCGTCGTACCCGTCGAAGCGGTCGACCAGTTTCAGAAGGACCCTTGTGGGGTCGAAGCCGTTTGAGGATCTACGCTGGGGTGGTTCGGAATGAGCGTTTCAGAAGGACCCTTGTGGGGTCGAAGCGGCCAGACGATGGTCATCGTCCTCGGTGCGCTCGGGGTTTCAGAAGGACCCTTGTGGGGTCGAAGCCTTGGTCAGACCACTCCACCGCTTTATCAGACCGGCGTTTCAGAAGGACCCTTGTGGGGTCGAAGCGGCGCGTCGGGCGTCATGTGGCTCCTGGCCACCGCGGTTTCAGAAGGACCCTTGTGGGGTCGAAGCGACGTTCTCCCCGTCTGTGCCGACTTCGTTAGCGACGTTTCAGAAGGACCCTTGTGGGGTCGAAGCGTATACGCGCCACGCGGCTTAGCACCGTTGTACGTGTTTCAGAAGGACCCTTGTGGGGTCGAAGCACGTTGAGGACCTGGCCGACGGCGAACAGCGCGCCGAGTTTCAGAAGGACCCTTGTGGGGTCGAAGCTTCTACAAATCGTTTAACTTGAGTCCACAGTGTGTTGGTTTCAGAAGGACCCTTGTGGGGTCGAAGCGATCTCGACATCCAAGGCCTCGAGGCGCACCAGCGTTTCAGAAGGACCCTTGTGGGGTCGAAGCGACGACGATAAGCGCGGCGATGGGACAGTGACAGGTTTCAGAAGGACCCTTGTGGGGTCGAAGCCTGTCTGGTTGTACCGGCTGGACTCTGACGACACCGTTTCAGAAGGACCCTTGTGGGGTCGAAGCGCGGTATGCTCGCGACGCCTACCCGAGGTCGCGGGTGTTTCAGAAGGACCCTTGTGGGGTCGAAGCTCGACTTAGTCGCGAAGCCTCTGAGAATATATCTTGTTTCAGAAGGACCCTTGTGGGGTCGAAGCAAGATCCCCGAGGACAAGGTCATCAACCTCTACAGTTTCAGAAGGACCCTTGTGGGGTCGAAGCCGAGCGTGCACGTCTCGGCCCTCCGAGTCGGTGATGGTTTCAGAAGGACCCTTGTGGGGTCGAAGCGAGGTGTGCGAAATGACAGCGCGTAACGGGTCCGAGTTTCAGAAGGACCCTTGTGGGGTCGAAGCGGCTCACGTCCTGGTGGTCCACGTCGAGGACACCGGTTTCAGAAGGACCCTTGTGGGGTCGAAGCGGCTCACGTCCTGGTGGTCCACGTCGAGGACACCGGTTTCAGAAGGACCCTTGTGGGGTCGAAGCTTCTCGCCGGTCTCCTCATCGACGTAGTTGTATGCGAGTTTCAGAAGGACCCTTGTGGGGTCGAAGCCCGATCACGTTCCACCAGCCACCGGGTGACCCATACGTTTCAGAAGGACCCTTGTGGGGTCGAAGCGCTGGTCGTCCTCCGCGTCGGCCAGCGTCTCGAGGTCTCGTTTCAGAAGGACCCTTGTGGGGTCGAAGCTATCCCCCAGTGCAACCGCTGAAAGAGTGGGCCGAGTTTCAGAAGGACCCTTGTGGGGTCGAAGCTCCACCGAGACGGGTGTGACAACCCCTACGTGGGTTTCAGAAGGACCCTTGTGGGGTCGAAGCACAATTGAGAACTCAACCGATAGTATCGAAGTCAATGGTTTCAGAAGGACCCTTGTGGGGTCGAAGCACGAACTCGTCTCGACCATCGAGACAGAACTTGGTTTCAGAAGGACCCTTGTGGGGTCGAAGCTGTCCGGGGATGCAGATCGCGTCGTCGTCGCCGTCGTTTCAGAAGGACCCTTGTGGGGTCGAAGCCGGTGTCGGAGTCGATGACTGCGACCCGGTCAGAATCGTTTCAGAAGGACCCTTGTGGGGTCGAAGCCTCTTTATCCAAGCCGAGAGTACACTTACTTCCACAGTTTCAGAAGGACCCTTGTGGGGTCGAAGCGACCGTGTGACGCTCGGTTAGCGATCCACCTGAGCAGTTTCAGAAGGACCCTTGTGGGGTCGAAGCCCGACGCTCTCCGCCGTCAGTGGCGATCTCCGGACTGTTTCAGAAGGACCCTTGTGGGGTCGAAGCTGTACTGAAACCCGCCGGTCCTAAATCTACCAATCTCGTTTCAGAAGGACCCTTGTGGGGTCGAAGCTCGACGAACAGCGAGTGGTAGGCCACCGAGCCGATGGTTTCAGAAGGACCCTTGTGGGGTCGAAGCGACGACGATCGTTCCGTCGGTGACAGCGCCCGGGTGGTTTCAGAAGGACCCTTGTGGGGTCGAAGCCGGCTCTTTGAGCCGTTTTCCGAGTGACGGGTCGCGCGTTTCAGAAGGACCCTTGTGGGGTCGAAGACCCGACGTATCGGATGGGGAACGGCCGTCTGAGTGTGGTTTCAGAAGGACCCTTGTGGGGTCGAAGAATGTTTCAGCCGTGTCACATTGTGATATGGCTCTCCCGTTTCAGAAGGACCCTTGTGGGGTCGAAGAGTGGACGCCGTGTTTGACCATCCGCCGGTAGACAGCAGTTTCAGAAGGACCCTTGTGGGGTCGAAGATCTGGGAAGTCCGCTCAGTAGACTCAGGGGCTGAACGGTTTCAGAAGGACCCTTGTGGGGTCGAAGACCGCGCGGGCGCCTCGCGCTCGAGACTGCGGTTCAGTTTCAGAAGGACCCTTGTGGGGTCGAAGAGCTATCTTGGTCGGCACGATCCGAACCCAAATGGACCGGTTTCAGAAGGACCCTTGTGGGGTCGAAGACCGTGAGAAAATCCACTGGTTAACGGGTGAGATTGGTTTCAGAAGGACCCTTGTGGGGTCGAAGACGCAACTCGAGACCGGCGTGGTAGCACGTCGGCATCGTTTCAGAAGGACCCTTGTGGGGTCGAAGATTGCCACGCCATTACGACGGTCGTTTCAATCCGTTGTTTCAGAAGGACCCTTGTGGGGTCGAAGAACGGACTGGAAGGGGTTGGATGAACGGGCAAAGGAAAGTTTCAGAAGGACCCTTGTGGGGTCGAAGAAAGCAACTCAGTGCGCTCGAGGGCGCGTTTGGGATAGGTTTCAGAAGGACCCTTGTGGGGTCGAAGAAGCACCAATGCACGGCGTGCGGGAAGGAAATCAGCAAGTTTCAGAAGGACCCTTGTGGGGTCGAAGATACACGGGCGTTGAATTGGTCTGTCGGAGTGGGTTGTGTTTCAGAAGGACCCTTGTGGGGTCGAAGACGATCACCCGCAGGGATCCATCCTCGCTCAGGAGACCGTTTCAGAAGGACCCTTGTGGGGTCGAAGAACGAAGGAACTCCAGGAGATGCTGTCTACGAAGGAAGTTTCAGAAGGACCCTTGTGGGGTCGAAGAGCGATCGCGACGAGGCTCGCGAGGTCGCGGGACACGTTTCAGAAGGACCCTTGTGGGGTCGAAGATGCGAGTGAGTGGCTCGTCGTCGAGGACCTGTCGGGGTTTCAGAAGGACCCTTGTGGGGTCGAAGAGATCGATCAGTATCGCCCGTCTCGGTATCGCTCATGGTTTCAGAAGGACCCTTGTGGGGTCGAAGAGAAGCGCCAAACGGCGGCGTCTGGAAAGCCCGCCGCGTTTCAGAAGGACCCTTGTGGGGTCGAAGATACACGAGCGTTGGGCGCTACCAGAGCGTCGTCCTCCGTTTCAGAAGGACCCTTGTGGGGTCGAAGAGACTCGTCGATCGTCGTCACCGACTCCTGTGCGAGTTTCAGAAGGACCCTTGTGGGGTCGAAGAGTCCGAATCACTTTGGCACATCGTAGCGAAGACTGGTTTCAGAAGGACCCTTGTGGGGTCGAAGATACTGCTCGCAGTAGCTGTGTTACTGTTCGCGTGGATGTTTCAGAAGGACCCTTGTGGGGTCGAAGACTCAAATTCCTCCGGGTCAACCCCACCGTTCAGAAGGTTTCAGAAGGACCCTTGTGGGGTCGAAGACCGGTTCGACGGCGACGAGTACCCGGGGTTGAAGGAGAGTTTCAGAAGGACCCTTGTGGGGTCGAAGAGAAGCCGACGAGCCCCAGTCGCTGACCTACGACGTGTTTCAGAAGGACCCTTGTGGGGTCGAAGACTCCCGTTGAGAGTACGGACGGCACGGACCCGGTGGTTTCAGAAGGACCCTTGTGGGGTCGAAGAGTCGAGCGGACCGGCGTTGACACGGACGGTTTCAACGGTTCCAGAAGGACCCTTGTGGGGTCGAAGACGCTATGTCCATCGTGTCATGGACAGGTCCATACGGGGTTTCAGAAGGACCCTTGTGGGGTCGAAGACCCTCTCATCCAGCGGCGGATGGTATGACGATGAACCGTTTCAGAAGGACCCTTGTGGGGTCGAAGACCCTCTCATCCAGCGGCGGATGGTATGACGATGAACCGTTTCAGAAGGACCCTTGTGGGGTCGAAGAGAGGTGTCTATCTAATTACCCGGCCACTTATATTCGTTTCAGAAGGACCCTTGTGGGGTCGAAGAATGCAGCCGGACACGATCGCCGTCGTATTCCTCAGGTTTCAGAAGGACCCTTGTGGGGTCGAAGAGCTTCCCCGTGCGCGACGGGAAAGTACATCGTCGCTGTTTCAGAAGGACCCTTGTGGGGTCGAAGAACGGTTTGCTGTGGTTGACCAGCATTCATATCCGTCGTTTCAGAAGGACCCTTGTGGGGTCGAAGACAGACACCCCAGCCCGAACATCTGGTCCCGGACTCGAGTTTCAGAAGGACCCTTGTGGGGTCGAAGAGGGACTTGCTCGAGGATATTGACGCGACAAGTTCGAGTTTCAGAAGGACCCTTGTGGGGTCGAAGACGAGATCAACCTCGAGGTTGGGCGGATCGGTGATTGTTTCAGAAGGACCCTTGTGGGGTCGAAAACCGACCGAGCCCGAGGTCAACGTCGCCGTCGATCTCGGTTTCAGAAGGACCCTTGTGGGGTCGAAGAGGGCCCTCGGTGTCGATCTCGATCTCGATGCCGCGTTTCAGAAGGACCCTTGTGGGGTCGAAGAGCTGTCAGCGATGATTTGCCGACGCCGCCCGCTTCGTTTCAGAAGGACCCTTGTGGGGTCGAAGATGGTACTGCGTGTCGACCGTACTCTCGCCCTTGTCGAGTTTCAGAAGGACCCTTGTGGGGTCGAAGACGTAACTGCCTCTTCAACGGTGAGTGGGTCGTCGTTCGTTTCAGAAGGACCCTTGTGGGGTCGAAGATTCGAGACGGTGTAGTACCGTTCCTCCGTTTCGGTGAGTGTTTCAGAAGGACCCTTGTGGGGTCGAAGGCGTCGCGGGTCGGCTGATTCGTGGTGGCGCAGTTCATGTTTCAGAAGGACCCTTGTGGGGTCGAAGCGGGCACTGAGCCCGATCAGGATCAGGAGGACGCCGGTTTCAGAAGGACCCTTGTGGGGTCGAAGCCTGCGTTTGGAGTGTTGCGACTAACTCCGGTTGCTTGTGTTTCAGAAGGACCCTTGTGGGGTCGAAGCCGCGATCACGTCGTGAAGTTGGCCCACCGGCATCCGTTATAGACGGACCTTGTGGGGTTGAAGTTTCCACTTGAACAGTTCGGAATTCGTCTCGGTAAACAGTTACAGACGGACCCTTGTGGGTCGAAGCCTCTAAAGGAAGGAAAATAGGAACAGATTTCCGGTCAGTTCTACTCGTACCAGCCCCGCGACACCGTTATCCTGATAGTGCCGACCAATTGACGATCTCCACGGCATCCGACTAACCTGGCCGGCGAAAGACGTTGGAGTCTCTGATCTCTTCAGAACCAAATACGGGCATTTCAGTCGGTTGAAAAGGTTGTTTAGCCGTGAAGGGGGAACGATATACGATACCAAAATCCGGTTTCGACTAACGCTCTTGCGTAGCACATTGTTGATGGAGAGCCGTCTTGCGCTTCTGCGGGGAATTGAGCGAGGATAGTATCTGGTCGATAGGCGATCAAACGGCCGGTTTCTGTTCCAACCCTTCTTTGGAGAGTTGTATCAACAATCTCCGACGGAAGAGCGTACGAGGAAACTCCACATCATAGAGCCGTGACATCACACTACGGCCGTCATCGGTTTACGACCTACTGGCGTGTTGAGCAGGATCTCAACCGAGAGTTAATTAAGTACATGCGGGGCGATACGTCGGCAGGTGGTGTGAACGATCCCGCCGGAGGCATCGACCACTACATCCACAGTTACTACGAGGACATCGAACCGGTATATCGGGAACGTATCTTCAAATTAGGAGTGTGACGAGGTCGCAACCTCCGAATCGGAACTGGTAATAGAGGAGACCCGCCTCTTCATTCGGATATTCGTGGTCTTGTAGATTTAGGGACATCGTCGGTGTCTACCAGCACATCGTAGATCGATCTTTTACCGCGATTCACGGAGAACGTCGATACGGAAACCACTACGAAGGGCGGACAGCCTCGCATTTCGAGAACGCATATACGGGACCGGTCTCTTAGGAAGGACATGAACGATAGGAGTGTCACGAGTGCGGGGTGGTTCGCGGACATCGATCCAGCGGATGTAGAAGCGGCTACAGAGGCTATTCGGGAGAAGACTGCTGAGGAACCTCGAGATTGGCCTGCCGAAGCCGTAGACGCGGGTTTCGCGGACGACGAAG containing:
- the cas4 gene encoding CRISPR-associated protein Cas4 — its product is MTDSSTDPVDRFLDAARDETAELPFRLTGVMFQYYVVCERELWFLSRDVEIDRDTPSIVRGSDVDDSAYSDKRRDVRVDGIIAIDVLDSGEILEVKPSSSMTEPARLQLLFYLWYLDRVTGVEKTGVLAHPTEKRRETIELTPETSAEVESAIRGIREVVTAESPPPAEGKPVCDSCAYHDFCWSC
- the cas2 gene encoding CRISPR-associated endonuclease Cas2, which produces MVYIVVVYDMEADRTHRMLKFLRRYLTHVQNSVLEGDVTEGDLEKIRSGVDEMLKPGESTIIYRVSSEKMVERTVFGDDPAADDQFL
- a CDS encoding CRISPR-associated endonuclease Cas3'', producing the protein MVDTPISHPAEDGDEATLLLDHLNEVAERAESVVSTDATTIGDDPLTEMVAIVARCHDFGKATTWFQEYVVDERDTSKRTNHSLFGAYLGYYVLDRLGYDSEDCLAAFVALAKHHGRLPDTEEYVEGVSRFDNKSEASNERQRVVIEQVENVNDRRRTFARSFVSDATDGNGSWEEFAEKINDADDSLFDTVYDHVSMFGFGSDRSAPSDEFYELLLQLWSGLILADKTVAAGVEDGDLDASEPDTRTLSEYIADLGGDTDGDSQEDALDTLRDEARDDVLDGVEQFRDSDTSIATLTLPTGMGKTLTGLNAALALRNESERVVYALPFTSVIDQVADELTDVFDTDARDDLLTIHHHLAETVTKLGDPDDDPDEHARLAEMVAESWRSGMTLTTFVQLFESLVGPSNTQSMKLPALYDSVIVLDEPQALPMEWWKLVRRITTILTEEYNATIIAMTATQPATNDEDAASQALFDDAFELVNDVDRYFDHFERVEYDIHDSVLAFDDTDATVDYETAGRTILNETGETESVLAICNTIDSATELTDSIEEREAVVDVGRCLELELDDDGADVDALVKRVEATLGSNERALVHLSTRLRPRDRLALIEATKQLTEYDVPIVAVSTQLIEAGVDISFDRVYRDIAPIDSAVQAAGRCNRSFESDLGAVTLWWLAPPAGTTKTPAQAVYDSEGVSTISLTSKTLDAIGANDGTVAERTMTREAVQHYYGLVAGRNPGSPQYVEWVDEAKGAKLGTLSLIGQRESVDVVVCRTDADRDLVDAMELAVREFDYDAFDDRRDEAKEITVSLPIYSQDSTEAETARHLEPLGDTDLCVLRRPQGTSYFDTTKGLAVDEPSVDDRFL
- the cas1b gene encoding type I-B CRISPR-associated endonuclease Cas1b gives rise to the protein MNDNYHVFSDGRIERQDDTVRVVTDDGEKKYLPVENAEAIFLHGQLEYNTRFVSFLNQEGVAVHVFGWHDHYAGSIMPKRGQTSGQTIVDQVRAYDDPGHRLKLAKAFVDGSIHNMRSNVTYYDGRGYDFEHVLEELEDARASLDGMGTIDETMGVEARARKAYYSTFDEILPEGFVFGGRQYNPPNNEVNSLISFGNSLVYANIVSAIRATALDPTVSYLHEPGERRYSLALDIADLFKPLLADRVIFRLVNRGQLTTDDFEDDMNSCLLNEAGRKTYSKAYEKTLDETIDHPDLGKKVSYQYLLRVEAYKLKKHLLTGEEYVPFRRWW